The Malus domestica chromosome 06, GDT2T_hap1 genome has a segment encoding these proteins:
- the LOC139196859 gene encoding uncharacterized protein, translating to MATDAISGSSSYAKADVSNPLFIHHSDHPAMMLVSKPLNGDNYLTWSRAMKISLSAKKKLGFVDGTVTQPSVKIKPNDHALWQRCNDMIVVWIINSIDSNISDSILYMTDAHAIWEELHERYCQSNAPHIFHLQRDIPSLTQDQLSIAAYYMKMKSLWDELLSYSDSVSCTCGAQNERNKLMQFLMGLNDSYSAIRGQILQIMNGQGSDAQPQVNAAHTGPNDEDSDWFG from the exons ATGGCCACTGACGCGATTTCTGGAAGCAGCTCCTATGCTAAGGCTGATGTTTCCAACCCATTATTCATCCATCATTCTGATCATCCAGCCATGATGTTGGTTTCGAAGCCCCTGAATGGGGATAATTATTTGACCTGGTCTCGTGCTATGAAGATCTCGTtgagtgcaaaaaaaaaacttggttttgttgatggcACTGTCACGCAACCTTCCGTCAAGATCAAGCCGAACGATCATGCTTTGTGGCAGAGATGCAACGACATGATCGTTGTATGGATTATTAATTCCATTGACTCAAATATTTCTGACAGCATCCTTTATATGACTGATGCTCATGCGATTTGGGAGGAATTACATGAGCGATATTGTCAAAGTAATGCTCCCCATATTTTCCATCTACAACGGGACATTCCTTCACTTACACAAGATCAACTCTCCATTGCTGCGTATTACATGAAGATGAAGAGTTTGTGGGATGAGTTGTTGTCCTACAGTGACTCTGTTTCTTGCACTTGTGGAGCACAGAATGAGAGGAACAAGTTGATGCAATTTCTTATGGGACTTAATGACTCCTATAGTGCCATTCGAGGGCAG ATTCTTCAAATTATGAATGGCCAGGGTAGTGATGCACAGCCACAGGTCAACGCAGCTCATACAG GACCTAACGACGAAGACAGTGATTGGTTTGGGTAA